Proteins encoded by one window of Sorex araneus isolate mSorAra2 chromosome 3, mSorAra2.pri, whole genome shotgun sequence:
- the TIMM9 gene encoding mitochondrial import inner membrane translocase subunit Tim9, producing MAAQIPESDQIKQFKEFLGTYNKLTETCFLDCVKDFTTREVKPEETTCSEHCLQKYLKMTQRISMRFQEYHIQQNEALAAKAGLLGQPR from the exons CAAATACCAGAATCTGATCAGATAAAACAG TTTAAGGAATTCCTTGGAACATATAATAAACTTACAGAAACATGTTTTTTGGACTGTGTTAAAGACTTCACAACAAGAGAAGTAAAACCTGAAGAG aCTACTTGTTCAGAACATTGcttacagaaatatttaaaaatgacacAAAGAATATCCATGAGGTTTCAGGAATACCATATTCAGCAGAATGAAGCCTTGGCAGCCAAAGCAGGACTCCTTGGCCAGCCACGATAG
- the TOMM20L gene encoding TOMM20-like protein 1, whose amino-acid sequence MPGARTLLGLLATLVAGGAVAFLAYCVYFDRKRRGDPAFKRHLRDKRRAGQPRAQPQAAQLWDPAYHEKLKELFLQEVQMGEFWLSRGETLVGVEHFGNALLVCEQPQELLKVFQHTLPPKVFEMLLHKIPLICQQFEADMNEQEHEDDPD is encoded by the exons atGCCCGGCGCCCGGACCCTCCTCGGCCTCCTGGCCACCCTGGTGGCCGGGGGCGCCGTCGCCTTCCTGGCCTACTGTGTTTACTTTGACCGGAAGCGGCGTGGCGACCCCGCGTTCAAGCGCCACCTGCGGGACA AGAGAAGAGCGGGGCAGCCGAGGGCCCAGCCGCAGGCCGCGCAG TTGTGGGATCCAGCATAtcatgaaaaactgaaagaactTTTTCTGCAAGAGGTACAAATGGGAGAATTTTGGTTGTCGAGAG GAGAAACTCTTGTAGGAGTTGAACATTTTGGCAATGCCCTCTTAGTGTGTGAGCAACCACAGGAACTTCTAAAGGTTTTTCAACACACACTCCCGCCCAAGGTATTTGAGATGCTATTGCACAAAATTCCCCTTATTTGCCAG CAATTTGAGGCAGACATGAATGAACAGGAACACGAGGATGATCCTGATTGA